The following coding sequences lie in one Phacochoerus africanus isolate WHEZ1 chromosome 12, ROS_Pafr_v1, whole genome shotgun sequence genomic window:
- the AQP3 gene encoding aquaporin-3, whose translation MGRQKELVTRCGEMLHIRYRLLRQALAECLGTLILVMFGCGSVAQVVLSRGTHGGFLTINLAFGFAVTLGILVAGQVSGAHLNPAVTFAMCFLAREPWIKLPVYTLAQTLGAFLGAGIIFGLYYDAIWAFANNQLIVSGPNGTAGIFATYPSGHLDMVNGFFDQFIGTASLIVCVLAIVDPNNNPVPRGLEAFTVGLVVLVIGTSMGFNSGYAVNPARDFGPRLFTAIAGWGSEVFTTGRHWWWVPIVSPLLGSIAGVFVYQLMIGCHLEPPPPSTDEENVKLSQVKHKE comes from the exons ATGGGTCGACAGAAGGAGCTGGTGACCCGCTGCGGGGAGATGCTCCACATCCGCTATCGGCTGCTTCGCCAGGCACTGGCTGAGTGCCTGGGGACCCTTATCCTCGTG ATGTTTGGCTGTGGCTCCGTGGCACAGGTCGTGCTCAGCCGGGGCACTCATGGTGGTTTCCTCACCATCAACCTGGCCTTTGGCTTCGCTGTCACCCTGGGCATCCTTGTTGCCGGCCAGGTCTCTG GGGCCCACCTGAACCCTGCTGTGACCTTTGCTATGTGCTTCCTGGCCCGTGAACCCTGGATCAAGCTGCCCGTCTATACCCTGGCTCAGACTCTGGGAGCCTTCCTGGGTGCTGGGATCATTTTTGGGCTGTATTACG ATGCAATCTGGGCCTTCGCCAACAACCAGCTTATAGTCTCAGGCCCCAATGGCACAGCTGGCATCTTTGCCACCTACCCCTCTGGACACTTGGACATGGTCAATGGCTTCTTCGACCAG TTCATCGGCACAGCCTCCCTCATCGTGTGCGTGCTGGCCATTGTGGACCCCAACAACAACCCTGTGCCCCGTGGCCTGGAGGCCTTCACTGTGGGCCTGGTGGTCCTGGTCATTGGCACCTCCATGGGCTTCAACTCTGGCTACGCCGTCAACCCTGCCCGGGACTTCGGCCCTCGCCTCTTCACTGCCATTGCTGGCTGGGGCTCAGAAGTCTTCAC GACCGGCCGCCACTGGTGGTGGGTGCCCATTGTCTCTCCGCTCCTGGGTTCCATCGCCGGTGTCTTCGTGTACCAGCTCATGATCGGCTGCCACCTGGAGCCACCGCCACCCTCCACCGACGAGGAGAATGTGAAGCTGTCCCAAGTGAAGCACAAGGAGTAG